From a single Planctomicrobium piriforme genomic region:
- a CDS encoding DUF1553 domain-containing protein — protein MTPTSHSLLAKCHSPLNRSARMVTAFGIWASVFIQPLLAVEDARPAAHWGFGQEESTRLESHGGVHRDVPGPRPEKYPDFAQDNTAVRLDGKGARFTFADSEANSPFVFNNKDEITLEAWVKIDEINEGENAYVIGKGRTGDPRFSADNQNWALRIRKLQGRIHTSFLFSSVRQTPKASANDESNWHRWTSDQGFQAGQAWHHIAIAYRFGDPDSILAVIDGNQVTGSWDVGGPTRNAPTVDTDAIWIGSALGGSPSNSFRGDLDEIAIYRQRLPLATLKARYRGPELPLTVRPLAEVMPELGTLQDGAVQLSFHEGMPAHFRWLNEGEAFPEATLKWETNAFLLDRLPQRYDAWGIRESWKAPVLVRMAADVALPAGKQRFLMRVRGLSRLWVNGDLVARSGPMTGSQDGFEPMTPPARPPHPGLRIAEHRQQEVFGECKIADGKKSRVVLETLVGGKDFRSDPGETCVAIETADGTSYLLLQPDSETEHPLTDSTVKSLLAQQSVEMQKFDDQCRRSAALSQESFWKMRHDFARNWAQQHPAPTIPGEPGNRHPIDAFLDAKIQSALTAAAQTPLADAQHFHKNVLPILREHCFRCHGEKSQGGLRLNSLEAARSGGDSGLAAIHPGAADKSEIMHRIRSTSAEDRMPPGGTGLTSEQISTLNDWINSGANWPAPPVTPNVVTSPPLVADATFLRRVFLDTVGVIPLDKDVREFLRDESPDKRTRMIDRLLADDRCADHWTSYWLDVLAENPTLINASLNTTGPFRWFIYESFRDQKPIDRFVTELILLRGSAHEGGSAGFGIAANNDAPFAAKGQIISSAFLAVQLQCARCHDSPYHSTKQSDLYALAAMFEKKPVTVPDGSRVPAAFFEKQQRVSLIQVTLKPGEPVLPVWPFAEVTGSADDDAIRQLMQNPDDPREKLAALITAPGNQRFAEVNVNRVWRRLIGAGILESPDDWEGKAASHPDLLKWLAHEFITHDYEIRHVARLILTSQLYQREATRQSLPVSPELQFFVAPLCRRMSAEQVVDSLHMAVGKPMDVEEMTFAPEAGKPSMYRLTLGVPDRAWKFSSLGNERDRPSLSLPNARAVADIMEAFGWNGARQSPRTDRELDPNVLQPGVLQNSDAAVLLSRASVHSGLAEAAVDAATPNELVETIFLRILGRVPGEGEQAALAPLLADGFQDRLLPAAEWQETQPLEHLPVVTWSNHVQSEANTVAVEMERRARLGPPPDPRLRPQWRETYEDVVWSVMNLSEFVWIP, from the coding sequence ATGACGCCGACATCCCACTCGCTGCTCGCAAAGTGTCATTCCCCGCTCAACCGGTCAGCCCGGATGGTTACTGCTTTTGGAATTTGGGCAAGCGTTTTCATTCAACCGCTTCTCGCCGTCGAGGACGCTAGGCCTGCGGCACATTGGGGGTTCGGGCAGGAAGAATCGACGCGGCTGGAATCACATGGCGGCGTCCACCGGGATGTGCCCGGGCCTCGTCCGGAGAAGTATCCTGACTTCGCACAGGACAACACCGCCGTACGGCTGGATGGGAAAGGGGCTCGTTTCACCTTTGCTGATTCCGAAGCCAACAGCCCCTTTGTCTTCAACAACAAGGATGAAATCACGTTAGAGGCATGGGTCAAGATCGACGAGATCAACGAAGGGGAAAACGCTTACGTCATCGGAAAAGGGCGAACAGGCGATCCTCGATTCAGTGCGGACAATCAGAACTGGGCTCTGCGGATTCGCAAACTACAAGGGCGAATCCATACCAGCTTCCTTTTCTCGTCTGTCCGACAGACTCCGAAGGCTTCCGCCAACGATGAATCCAACTGGCATCGCTGGACGTCCGATCAAGGATTTCAGGCCGGACAGGCATGGCACCACATCGCCATTGCGTACCGTTTCGGCGATCCGGATAGCATTCTTGCAGTCATTGACGGAAATCAGGTCACCGGCAGCTGGGATGTCGGCGGCCCCACACGGAATGCTCCAACTGTTGATACCGATGCAATCTGGATCGGATCCGCACTCGGGGGGAGCCCATCGAACAGTTTTCGAGGCGATCTGGATGAGATTGCGATCTATCGCCAGAGACTCCCGCTGGCCACGTTGAAAGCCCGATATCGTGGTCCAGAGCTGCCGCTGACAGTCCGGCCTCTTGCGGAAGTGATGCCGGAACTGGGGACTCTACAGGACGGTGCTGTTCAGCTCTCGTTTCATGAAGGCATGCCGGCTCATTTCCGCTGGCTGAACGAAGGCGAAGCATTTCCCGAAGCAACCCTGAAATGGGAGACGAATGCCTTCCTGCTGGACCGACTTCCTCAGCGCTACGATGCCTGGGGAATCCGTGAAAGCTGGAAAGCTCCGGTTCTCGTACGAATGGCCGCGGACGTTGCATTGCCTGCCGGAAAGCAGCGTTTTTTAATGCGGGTTCGCGGCCTCAGCCGACTCTGGGTGAACGGAGACCTGGTCGCTCGATCCGGCCCCATGACGGGATCCCAGGATGGCTTTGAACCGATGACTCCTCCGGCCAGACCGCCCCATCCAGGACTGCGAATCGCCGAACATCGCCAGCAGGAGGTCTTTGGCGAATGCAAAATCGCTGACGGAAAGAAATCACGCGTGGTCCTGGAAACTCTCGTCGGAGGAAAAGACTTTCGCTCTGATCCCGGCGAAACCTGCGTGGCGATCGAAACAGCTGATGGAACGTCATATCTCCTGCTTCAACCAGACTCAGAGACGGAACACCCTCTGACGGACTCGACCGTGAAGTCCCTGCTGGCGCAGCAAAGCGTCGAGATGCAAAAATTCGATGACCAGTGCCGCCGTTCGGCAGCGCTGAGCCAGGAATCATTCTGGAAGATGCGCCACGACTTCGCTCGTAACTGGGCGCAACAACATCCTGCTCCGACGATTCCAGGCGAGCCCGGTAATCGACATCCGATCGATGCTTTCCTGGACGCGAAGATTCAATCGGCACTGACGGCTGCCGCACAAACGCCGCTTGCTGACGCCCAGCATTTCCATAAGAACGTGCTGCCCATTCTGCGCGAGCATTGCTTTCGATGTCATGGCGAAAAGTCTCAAGGCGGACTGCGTCTGAATTCTCTCGAAGCGGCACGATCCGGTGGTGATTCCGGCCTCGCCGCGATTCATCCAGGAGCGGCCGACAAGAGCGAAATCATGCATCGAATTCGTTCCACATCAGCGGAGGATCGCATGCCGCCGGGAGGAACCGGTCTCACCTCCGAGCAAATTTCTACTTTGAACGACTGGATCAACAGCGGTGCAAACTGGCCGGCTCCTCCCGTGACGCCCAACGTTGTGACCAGTCCTCCACTCGTTGCGGATGCTACGTTTTTGAGACGGGTCTTTCTCGACACCGTCGGAGTCATCCCCTTGGACAAGGACGTGCGCGAGTTTCTCCGAGACGAGTCTCCCGACAAACGCACCCGAATGATTGACCGGCTCCTGGCCGACGACCGCTGTGCCGACCATTGGACGAGTTACTGGCTGGACGTGCTCGCGGAAAATCCGACGCTCATCAACGCCAGCTTGAACACCACGGGACCGTTCCGCTGGTTTATCTATGAATCGTTCCGAGATCAAAAACCGATCGACCGCTTTGTCACGGAACTGATTCTCTTGCGCGGCAGCGCCCACGAAGGCGGAAGTGCCGGGTTCGGGATTGCCGCGAATAACGATGCCCCCTTTGCGGCCAAAGGCCAGATCATTTCCAGCGCCTTTTTAGCGGTGCAACTGCAATGTGCCCGCTGTCACGATTCCCCTTACCACAGTACGAAGCAAAGCGACTTGTACGCACTGGCCGCGATGTTTGAAAAAAAGCCAGTTACGGTTCCCGATGGCAGCAGAGTCCCGGCAGCCTTCTTTGAGAAACAGCAACGCGTTTCCCTGATTCAAGTGACTCTCAAACCAGGGGAACCGGTGCTGCCGGTGTGGCCCTTTGCAGAGGTCACTGGAAGTGCAGATGATGATGCGATCCGCCAGTTGATGCAGAACCCTGATGATCCCCGGGAAAAGCTGGCGGCATTGATTACGGCGCCCGGCAACCAGCGGTTCGCCGAAGTGAATGTGAACCGTGTGTGGCGACGGTTGATCGGCGCCGGAATTTTGGAATCACCGGATGACTGGGAAGGAAAAGCGGCGAGCCATCCAGACTTACTGAAATGGCTGGCTCACGAGTTCATCACGCATGATTACGAGATCAGGCACGTCGCACGCCTGATCCTCACGTCTCAACTCTATCAACGTGAAGCGACGCGCCAGTCTCTCCCGGTCTCTCCAGAGCTGCAGTTTTTTGTCGCTCCGCTGTGCCGCAGAATGTCGGCGGAACAAGTCGTCGATTCGCTACACATGGCTGTCGGCAAGCCGATGGATGTCGAGGAAATGACCTTCGCTCCGGAGGCCGGGAAGCCGTCGATGTATCGACTGACTTTAGGAGTGCCAGACCGGGCGTGGAAATTCTCCAGCCTGGGGAATGAGCGAGACCGGCCGAGTTTGAGCCTGCCGAACGCCAGAGCAGTCGCCGATATCATGGAGGCCTTCGGATGGAACGGAGCCAGACAAAGTCCACGCACGGACCGTGAACTCGATCCCAATGTCCTGCAGCCGGGAGTCCTGCAGAACAGCGATGCCGCAGTTTTGCTCTCGCGAGCCTCGGTGCACAGCGGGCTGGCCGAGGCCGCCGTCGATGCCGCCACGCCCAACGAACTGGTCGAAACCATTTTTCTGAGAATCCTTGGTCGCGTCCCTGGTGAAGGAGAACAGGCCGCGCTGGCGCCGCTGCTGGCGGATGGGTTTCAAGATCGATTGTTGCCAGCAGCGGAATGGCAGGAGACGCAGCCGCTGGAGCACTTGCCAGTCGTCACCTGGTCGAATCATGTGCAGTCTGAAGCAAATACCGTGGCAGTCGAAATGGAACGCAGAGCCCGACTCGGTCCCCCGCCTGATCCTCGTCTGCGTCCACAATGGCGCGAGACCTACGAAGACGTTGTCTGGAGCGTCATGAATCTCAGTGAGTTTGTGTGGATTCCCTGA